The sequence AATTCATAGAGGGATTTGAAATCGACACCCAAGCCATCCAGCCATAAACAGGATGCGGCGTTAATAAATCAACCTGTGTAAAATCATAAACACCCTCTATCACATCACCTTTACTAGGACGTTTTGGCATCCAACTGAAAATCCTTAAAAAGGTTTGTTTAGAAATGCCAAAATTTAATCTATAAACGCCATCTCTATTCAACATCGAAGCTTTATCGTTTGCACCATCTTTTTCTTTTAAAGTACAAAAATAAACACCGCGTTTTAAAAAAGCATTGGGATTATAAAAGAAGCTTTTTTCACCCCATGCATCAATTATTTGAATGCCTTTATAATTTTCTAAAATAAAGGATGTTAGATAATCTATACTTAATGCGACATCACCAGTTTTAATCATAATAATCCTATTTTATGAATTTGATGCTTAACCATACACTCATAACATGAACGCTGAAATTAACAATATTTAAAATCAACAAAGGCAAA is a genomic window of Alphaproteobacteria bacterium containing:
- a CDS encoding DUF6194 family protein, coding for MIKTGDVALSIDYLTSFILENYKGIQIIDAWGEKSFFYNPNAFLKRGVYFCTLKEKDGANDKASMLNRDGVYRLNFGISKQTFLRIFSWMPKRPSKGDVIEGVYDFTQVDLLTPHPVYGWMAWVSISNPSMNSFEKIKDLIDESYTLVLEKYKKRISI